A genomic region of bacterium contains the following coding sequences:
- a CDS encoding NADH-quinone oxidoreductase subunit D, translated as MSPDQLLINMGPQHPSTHGVFRMKLLIEGERVAGLEPVMGYLHRNHEKIAERNTYIMNMPFTDRLDYICSMGNNFGYSLAVEKLIGIKPPERAEYIRIIMAELTRIVNHFWAIGFLLNDLGAFFTPALYAIEERELILDLFEMASGSRMMCNYFRFGGVAEDLPEEFIPLAKKIVLDRLPRAIDEMDKYLTKNEILVNRCRGVGVLKGADAIAYSAAGPLLRAGGVNYDVRKNNPYSIYDRFDFNVVVYQNGDIYDRYMVRIDEMRESVKILKQAMEQLPAGEIFTGKKGWQIRVPAGEAYGRVENPKGELGFYVVSDGEAHPYRYHVRAPSFINLTGLEHMCKGHLVADVVAILGSIDIVLGETDR; from the coding sequence ATGAGCCCTGATCAGTTGTTGATCAACATGGGGCCTCAGCATCCCAGCACTCATGGCGTGTTCCGCATGAAGTTGTTGATCGAAGGAGAGCGGGTAGCAGGCCTCGAGCCGGTTATGGGATATCTGCATCGCAATCATGAAAAGATTGCCGAGCGAAATACGTACATCATGAACATGCCCTTCACGGACCGTCTCGATTACATCTGCTCGATGGGAAATAATTTTGGTTATTCGCTTGCGGTCGAAAAATTGATCGGAATCAAACCACCGGAGCGCGCTGAATATATCCGCATCATCATGGCAGAGCTGACCCGTATCGTGAATCATTTCTGGGCTATCGGTTTTCTGTTGAACGATCTGGGCGCTTTTTTCACACCCGCGTTGTACGCAATCGAAGAACGGGAATTGATTCTCGACCTCTTCGAAATGGCGTCCGGTTCCCGCATGATGTGCAATTACTTTCGTTTCGGCGGAGTTGCGGAAGATTTACCCGAAGAATTCATCCCACTTGCGAAGAAAATTGTGCTGGATCGGCTGCCACGCGCTATCGATGAAATGGACAAGTACCTGACCAAAAATGAAATTCTCGTGAATCGCTGCAGGGGAGTTGGCGTGCTGAAAGGCGCCGATGCGATCGCATACAGCGCCGCAGGTCCGCTGTTGCGCGCGGGCGGAGTCAATTACGATGTGCGCAAGAACAATCCGTATTCGATTTATGACCGGTTTGATTTCAATGTGGTTGTTTATCAAAACGGTGATATCTACGACCGGTACATGGTGCGCATCGATGAAATGCGTGAATCCGTGAAGATTTTGAAGCAAGCAATGGAACAACTTCCCGCCGGCGAGATTTTCACGGGCAAAAAAGGCTGGCAGATTCGTGTGCCGGCCGGTGAAGCTTACGGAAGAGTGGAAAACCCGAAAGGGGAACTTGGTTTCTACGTGGTCAGTGATGGAGAAGCTCATCCTTATAGATATCATGTGCGAGCCCCCAGCTTCATCAACCTGACCGGACTGGAACACATGTGCAAGGGGCATCTGGTAGCGGATGTCGTTGCAATCCTTGGCAGCATCGATATTGTGTTAGGAGAAACAGACAGGTAG
- a CDS encoding 4Fe-4S binding protein, protein MKLYGLNILTGMAITARHFVETYVEDFKYWFGHKQRQPAFRNQPDEIGSFTVQYPEEKLKVPERFRMLPVLIYEEDSGDCRCTACGICAKVCPPQCIWIVQAKAQDGKPKPKANDFFIDMDVCMNCGFCSEFCPFDAIKMDHIYELSNYERKDSHIYNMQDLLVSTEYYAQTHPRAWAKELAVKEEEEKKKKAKEAAAAVAAKKKAEEAAKAAATAAAGGAPAPAPAAAPAAQPETKPAETAAEPAKKEEKPQ, encoded by the coding sequence ATGAAATTGTACGGCTTGAACATTTTGACCGGGATGGCGATTACGGCGCGTCATTTCGTCGAAACGTACGTTGAAGATTTCAAGTATTGGTTTGGACACAAACAGCGCCAGCCTGCTTTCCGGAATCAACCGGATGAAATCGGCTCCTTCACGGTTCAATATCCGGAAGAAAAACTAAAGGTGCCGGAAAGATTCCGGATGTTGCCTGTACTGATCTATGAAGAAGATTCCGGCGACTGCCGTTGCACTGCTTGTGGCATTTGCGCAAAAGTGTGTCCGCCGCAATGCATCTGGATCGTTCAGGCAAAGGCTCAGGATGGGAAGCCAAAACCTAAAGCGAATGATTTCTTCATAGACATGGATGTTTGCATGAACTGCGGTTTCTGTTCGGAGTTTTGCCCGTTTGATGCAATCAAAATGGACCACATTTACGAGCTGAGCAATTATGAACGCAAAGATTCGCACATCTATAACATGCAGGACTTGCTTGTATCCACCGAATATTATGCGCAGACGCATCCGCGTGCGTGGGCGAAAGAATTAGCGGTAAAAGAAGAAGAAGAAAAAAAGAAAAAGGCGAAGGAGGCTGCAGCCGCAGTGGCAGCCAAGAAGAAAGCGGAGGAGGCTGCGAAAGCCGCCGCAACTGCAGCGGCAGGCGGTGCTCCTGCTCCAGCTCCCGCAGCTGCACCTGCAGCGCAGCCGGAAACGAAACCTGCTGAAACAGCTGCTGAGCCGGCCAAGAAAGAGGAAAAACCGCAATGA
- the ndhC gene encoding NADH-quinone oxidoreductase subunit A — protein MSGYTWHYTFLGIFFLIATVFAMLPLVAARVVRPKKPSTGKLDPYECGMEKVGDAWIQFKIQYYLYALVFIVFDVEVVLILPWAVVFQKLGFFAFVEMAIFLLILFVGLIYVWRKRDLEWY, from the coding sequence ATGAGCGGCTATACCTGGCATTACACATTTCTGGGAATCTTCTTTCTAATTGCAACCGTATTTGCGATGCTCCCTCTTGTTGCCGCGCGCGTCGTTCGTCCGAAGAAACCTTCCACGGGAAAGCTGGATCCATATGAATGCGGGATGGAGAAAGTCGGAGATGCGTGGATACAGTTCAAAATTCAGTATTACTTGTACGCACTTGTTTTTATCGTGTTTGATGTGGAAGTTGTTTTGATTCTGCCCTGGGCTGTTGTGTTTCAGAAGCTTGGTTTTTTTGCGTTCGTTGAAATGGCAATTTTCTTACTGATTTTATTTGTTGGACTGATTTACGTGTGGCGGAAACGGGATCTGGAGTGGTACTGA